AACACCGCATCATGGCATTGCTATCCAATTACACGCTGTTTAGCCAAGCCTTGGCGTATCTGTTTAGAATCGAAGTGGCTAAGCAGTCTGATCTTGATAAAAATCAGCAAAACTTGGTTCGAATCAAAGGCGATCAAACCTATGAATACATTCTGCCGGGTAATATCGACAGCACGCTAATTGATTATGCGGGTGACGAAATTAAGCAACTGTCTCGCTACTTGATGTCGGACAGCCCTGCTATCTGTATTGTGTCAGGCGAACGTGGTGTTGGCGCGACGACGCTGCTTTATACTTTATTGCACAAAGTCTCTAACGCAGAGCCCGTTTATGTGAGCTGTCCTTATGCCGGTTACCAAGAACTTTTAGCGCATCTTGCCGTTAGTATTGGTTTGGAAGAAGAAGCCACTGAGATTCAGATCTTGGCGCATTTGCGTAAGAGCAATACGACTTACCTTATTGCGATTGATAACGCACAACGACTGGTGAAACCAATGGTCGGTGGCTTGTCGGATTTGATTCGTTTAACCAACCTTCTGCGTCGCTCAAAAAAGAACCACCGTGTCGTGATATCGATTGCCAAATCGAGCTGGCGGTTTGTTGATAGAGCGCGTGGCGAACGCCTGTTGTTTGACTTGGTGTGTTTCCTTCCTCGTTGGACAGAAAAACAAGTTGGTGAGCTTTTGAATAGCCGTATTAACAAGGAGCTTGAAAAGCCGTTGTCGTTTGATGGCTTAGTGGTTCCTAAGCAATGGGACCAAGATGATATGAGTGAAGAAGAACGTGCACGCCAAGGTTTCTATCGAATCTTGTGGCACTACTCTGATGGTAACCCTACCGTTGCGTTGCGTTTCTTCCGACTCTCTTTGAACCGAAATAAAGAGACAGATCAAGCCGTGGTGCGTTTGTTCCATGTTCCGGAAGCGCAGGAACTGGAGAATATGCCGAAACCGATGTTGGCTGTATTGCGCTCTATCGTGCAATTGGAAATCGCATCTCCGGAAGTTTTATCTGAATGTACACAACTGAGCACGGCAGAAATAACGGGGATTCTGCGTTACTTTGAAAGCCGTGGTTATATTGGTTGGCATGAAGAAAAGGCTCGGATTTCTGAGCACTGGTTCCGCCATATTACGAACGTTCTCGACCGTCAACATCTACTGGTGAAGTAAAATGAAGAAGTTATTTATCCTACTATTTGTTGGCTTGGTAAGTGCTGTCAGCTTCCCGACCTTTGCGACGGAAGAGTTAGCCAATGTGGAAAACATCTCAAAGATAGCTAGCCTTGTGCGGTGGAGCGGCGTGTTCTTCTCCATGATTGTTATTGCTGCAATGTGGTTATTGCTCAAGTTCATCAACTCAATGGTGACCAGTTTTGGTAGTCAGTTTGTGCAATATCGAATGTTGCTACAGAAACTGCAGTCGTTTACTCAGTTCTTCATTTACGTGAGCACCGGTCTTATCGTGTTCATGATGAGTTTTAGAATCAACGATCAAATTCTGGCTTTGATTGGTGGTACCCTCGCTGTATCCGTTGGCTTTGCGCTTAAAGACTTGGCAGCGTCATTCATCGCAGGTATCACCGTGATGATCGATAGACCTTTCCAAGTTGGTGACCGCGTCACGTTCGAAGGTAACTACGGGGACATTATCACTATTGGTTTGCGTTCTGTGCGTATGAGAACTTTGAATGACGACATCATTACCATCCCGAACAACAAGTTCTTAAATGAAGTGACGACGAGCGGCAACTATGGTGCATTGGATATGCAGGTCGTGATTCCGTTTTATGTAGGAATGGATGAAGATATCACCCTAGCCCGTGATTTGATTCAAGAAGCTGCGTCTTCAAGCCGCTACATCCACTTGCCTAAGCCTGTTACGGTTCTGGTTAAACAGACGATTACGGATAACTACCTGGCGATACAGTTAACTTGTAAGGCTTACGTCGTCGATACAGCTTATGAAAAGTTGTTTGAAACAGACATTACCTTGCGTGTGATGAAAGAGTTCAAAAAGCACAACATCAACCCACCGAAGATTTCAGTGGCAGCGCATTAATTGAAGCTGGCTTAAGGTTTACGTTCGAAGATTGGATTAACCCCCGAGATACCAATAAACGAAAACACCTCCGGACTTATCTCGAGTGCGGAGGTGTTTTTTTATTCGATTTGTCTGCGCTAAGAGTAAGCGCTGCTGGATTTATACCTTAAAGTATTTCAACTGTTCAGTAAGGTGCTCTGTTGTGTTGGCCATTTTCTGGCTGTCTTCTGCTAGCGATTGTGAGGCCTGAAGTACTTCGTTTGCAGCTAGGTGAATCCCAGTGACACTTTCACTCATTTCAGTTGCTACCGTACTTTGCTGTTCTGAAGCCGCTGCGATTTGTGCGACCATGTCATTGGCGTTGTGAAGCTCATTCACAATCACATCAAGTTGTTGGCGAGTCTCGTTAGATGCGACAACACTGTGGTCAACCTTCTCATTGCTGCTTTGCATTGCTTTGAAGGTGCGTTCTGCTTGTTGAGTCAGTTTTTCAATTGTGGATTGAACTTCGTTCGTTGAATTTTGAGTCCGGCTAGCAAGATTACGGACTTCATCCGCGACAACCGCGAACCCTCTTCCTTGCTCTCCTGCACGTGCCGCCTCTATTGCTGCGTTAAGCGCTAATAAGTTCGTTTGTTCTGACACATCACGAATGACGCTCACAACTTGACTTATCTCGCTTACGCCGGATTGTAGGTCTCTTACTAATTCGTTAGCCGTAGAGATGTTCTCTGAAACTTGAGAGATGGTTTTAGAAGTGACCTGCATGTTGTCATCGTTTTGGTTGGCATGATCGACGACTTTATTGGTACTTGCCGCCGTGCTCTCTGCATTGACCGCGACATCTGAAATAGTGGCGCTCATTTCTGTCATCGCAGTAGACAATAATTCAAGCTGAGCATGTTGCGAGTTGACACTGGTCGCCGCCTCTTCACTCGCTTGAGCAATGTGACTTGCCATATTGCTCGATAGATCCGCAGATTCATTGGCGGTACGTAGTGTACTTTGCAGCTTATCAAGCATGGTGTCGATCTGTTGGCTCATATCACCCAGCTCATCTTTGCGCGTCATGTTCATACGTACACGAAGGTCGCCATCGGCAATCTTATGGGTGTTATCGATAAGCTTATTAAGAGGTACAAGGATATTATTGGATATCGCGTAGCCCATTGCAAACAGTAGGCCAGACAACACAACCGCAACCATTCCTTCTTTAATCGCCAACGCGTAGAATGCATCTTGAATATCAGCGACCAATATTCCAGAACCTAACACCCAATTCCATTCAGGAAAAAGTTGTACGTACGATATCTTATCTTTTAACTCTCCATT
This region of Vibrio sp. BS-M-Sm-2 genomic DNA includes:
- a CDS encoding methyl-accepting chemotaxis protein, with amino-acid sequence MKLSNLSIKSKLVSIVILSVVLLVMTSTFNLMQQRASSLEERQDKLSAQVETAVSLAQHYYDQRNILGEETAKKQALQAIETLRYDSTNYFWILNQQLNIISHPLKPELNGKNAGNLRDGAGKYHWREMVTISQTAQQKGFLDYQWKSPNGELKDKISYVQLFPEWNWVLGSGILVADIQDAFYALAIKEGMVAVVLSGLLFAMGYAISNNILVPLNKLIDNTHKIADGDLRVRMNMTRKDELGDMSQQIDTMLDKLQSTLRTANESADLSSNMASHIAQASEEAATSVNSQHAQLELLSTAMTEMSATISDVAVNAESTAASTNKVVDHANQNDDNMQVTSKTISQVSENISTANELVRDLQSGVSEISQVVSVIRDVSEQTNLLALNAAIEAARAGEQGRGFAVVADEVRNLASRTQNSTNEVQSTIEKLTQQAERTFKAMQSSNEKVDHSVVASNETRQQLDVIVNELHNANDMVAQIAAASEQQSTVATEMSESVTGIHLAANEVLQASQSLAEDSQKMANTTEHLTEQLKYFKV
- a CDS encoding ATP-binding protein, which produces MRSLSRFLILTLAILSWPSHANLEYDLQSQPQVSDSAVALDERIDSLPDPLFMEASDRRQVNILLAEVLRVQKQEIKTFEQQIKAYRDNSDVDQWFAVQTSYVTLNSLNVSKQHLLEQTNSANKDRLTGFGPYGVTQFKQEWELTKLNIEYLVYFQIRSFKALVKDIFISPVPVIGASLKVLFIYFGLVWWLANSTRLIELFRINFLEAKTNPPFLVRVIWYISRADRAIAWLIAITLSLRVLSSIPSLQHLIFLEIFTWWILGGSIAISFILELAYRLGRTSNKEVIALRLSTIRRYVWSFIVAGVTLQISSITLGKGTIYSWIYSALFFWFVLVTISVLRLWRAKVFDTLQHISDRPVWVNWAVNRKDTFLLNILATAIGIVWLSVYNFQHRIMALLSNYTLFSQALAYLFRIEVAKQSDLDKNQQNLVRIKGDQTYEYILPGNIDSTLIDYAGDEIKQLSRYLMSDSPAICIVSGERGVGATTLLYTLLHKVSNAEPVYVSCPYAGYQELLAHLAVSIGLEEEATEIQILAHLRKSNTTYLIAIDNAQRLVKPMVGGLSDLIRLTNLLRRSKKNHRVVISIAKSSWRFVDRARGERLLFDLVCFLPRWTEKQVGELLNSRINKELEKPLSFDGLVVPKQWDQDDMSEEERARQGFYRILWHYSDGNPTVALRFFRLSLNRNKETDQAVVRLFHVPEAQELENMPKPMLAVLRSIVQLEIASPEVLSECTQLSTAEITGILRYFESRGYIGWHEEKARISEHWFRHITNVLDRQHLLVK
- a CDS encoding mechanosensitive ion channel family protein, which produces MKKLFILLFVGLVSAVSFPTFATEELANVENISKIASLVRWSGVFFSMIVIAAMWLLLKFINSMVTSFGSQFVQYRMLLQKLQSFTQFFIYVSTGLIVFMMSFRINDQILALIGGTLAVSVGFALKDLAASFIAGITVMIDRPFQVGDRVTFEGNYGDIITIGLRSVRMRTLNDDIITIPNNKFLNEVTTSGNYGALDMQVVIPFYVGMDEDITLARDLIQEAASSSRYIHLPKPVTVLVKQTITDNYLAIQLTCKAYVVDTAYEKLFETDITLRVMKEFKKHNINPPKISVAAH